The Bifidobacterium asteroides genomic interval CTTTCCGTATCCGACTCGCCCAGGGACGTGGGCTCGGTCATCCGCGCCGGAGCCCGCGGTTACGTGACCAAGACCATCTCTGCCAAGGACCTGGTCTCCTCAATCCGCCAGGTTCACGAGGGGTACGCGGTCTTCTCCCCAAAGCTGGCCGGATTCGTGCTCTCCGCCTTCCAGGAGGACGAGGCAGCAGATGCTGGTCTGGCGGAAGACGACGAACTGAATCGGCTCTCCGCACGCGAGCAGGAGGTCATGCGCCTGATCGCCCGTGGCTACACCTACCGCGAGGTAGCCTCTGAGCTGTTCATCTCCATCAAGACGGTTGAGACCCACGTCTCCAACGTTCTGCGCAAACTCCAGCTATCCAACCGAACCGAGCTGACCCGCTGGGCCGCTGACCGCCGCATCGTCTGAAAGTCCGCTCAACAGGCGATGCCGCGCTGACGAAGCAGATGACGCAGACCGCGGATGTCATGGGCAACAATCCCATCCATGCCCAATCGGTCAGCCACAGCAACATGCTCAGGATCCGCATCAACGAAGATCGTATGTCCGGGGCTGATGGCGAAACGACGCAGGGCCAGACGATAGAAGAGCGGATCAGAAAGGTCCAGATGCTCCTGTGATGAAATCAGGACACCTTTCAGGGAAGAGAGCGGCGAAAGCACCTTGGATACCGACTCGATCAATTGACGAGTCGTTGCCGACAGGCCCCAAAGCGTCAACCCGGCTCGCCGCAGATTTCCCAGCAGCTCCGATGCTCCAGGAAGCAGGCCCTTCACTGCCAGGGTGTAGTTTTCCAGACAGACCCTAACCACCCAGGTGACCGCAGGCCCGTGAGTAGTTTCATAGTCGGCCAGTGCCTGCTGTGGGTCCACGCCCAGATTGATCTGTCTTCTGACGCAGGCGAAGCCCCAAGGGTCCTCCGGGTCCAGCACCATATCGACCACCCCGTCAGGGTACTGCCCGACCAGGGCTCGGCGCGGGTCCCAATCCACCAAGGTCCCAGGCAGAGCGAAGAGAATGCTGCCGCCGGGAGCTACTGGATCGGGGCGGTCATCGCTGAATTTATCCTCGCCTGGCAGGTCGTCCAATACGCCTTGGCCAGATCCCTGCTGGAACTCCTTATGCTGCCTTGCCATGCCCCCAGAATAAACATCCGGACCTACAGGGCCTGTGCCGGATTCCAGTCGACATGTAGTCAATCACTATGTGGAAGCCCATTGCATGGATATATTGAGGTCAGCAATGGTCGGATTTTATACTTTGCGACCTGCCCAGGGCGAAGTCCCGCCTGGCATGAAAGGAGCCGTCATGCATCGACTGCTGCTCACATCCTCATTCTCTGCTACCGCTGAAAGGTTGCCCACCTTTCTGGAAAGCTCTCCTAAGAATCGTACTGTGGCTTTCATCCCCACGGCCAATCTTCCACAGCGTTCGGATAGTTATGTCCAGGAGGCTCGTCGAGCCTTCACCGACATGGGCTGCCGGATCGACGACCTGGAAGTCTCAACAGCCGATCCGGAGACCATACGTCGCAGCCTGGAGGAGGACGATCTGATCTACCTGTCCGGCGGCAACACCTTCTTCCTGTTGCAGGAGTTGCGTCGCTCAGGCGCTGCTGATCTGATCAGACAGCAGGTGGATCAGGGCAAACCTTACATCGGCGAATCGGCTGGCGCTGTGGTGACCGGTCCCGATATCGGCTTCCTGGATGCCATGGATCCGCGCTCGGCCGCCCCGAATCTGGACTCCACCGCCGGGCTGGGTCTGGTGGACTTCCGTCTCCTCCCCCACCTTGATTCCGAACCCTTCGCCGAGGTGACCAGGAAAATTCTGGACCGCTACGGCGACGATGCGCCCATGGTGGCCATCAACAACAGCCAGACCGTGGCAGTCCACGGGCAGTGCCTGACCATCCTTTAGAGAACATCAGTCAGCGACACAGGCTTTCCATGACCCGTCGGGCCTGATCCAGACGATCACCGGGACAGAGCAGGATGACACCGTCTCCGGCGAGCAACCTCAGATCACCAGCAGGAATCAGCCGATGCTCACCCCGGCGAAGACCGATTACGGCACATCCGTGCGGCCAGGGAACCTGCCCAAGCAGACGACCAGCCGCCGGACTGCCATGCTCTATGGGGAACTCCACAGTGACCCTGTCAGGAACCTGAGCATCGGGAGCACGTCCTCGGCGATAACGCTCCAGCAGAGCCTCGTAAATAGGCTGGACACCCAGCAAATCGGACACCATCAAAGCCGTAAAAGCGCACAGGGCCACAGGGAGCATGTGGACCAGAGAGCCTGACATCTCCACCGTCAGCAGGATGGAGGTTATGGGGGCCTTGACCGAGGCCGTCAGAGTGCCCGCCATGGCACAGACCGCGCAGACCGGAATGATCCGAACGGGCATTCCCAGGGCGGCCGCACCCATCCCGCACAGTGATCCGGTCAGCGTGCCAACTGCCAGGATGGGCATGAAGATGCCCCCGGGGGCACCGCTGCCGAAGGAGGTAGCCGTAAAGAGCATCTTGACCAGAAGCAGAACCAGCAGGTTGATGGCCACCGACCAAGCCACCTCACGAACACCTTCCGCCTTGCCAATCAGGTCCTCGCCGCCACCCAGGACAGCAGGCAGCAACAATCCGACCGGTAGGGCCAGGAAGAGGGAGATCACCGGTCCCAGCTTCGATGGCAGGTGCTTGTAAAGGCTCTGAGCACCCAGCAGCAGACGGTTCATGGCAGCTCCCACAAGGCCGGCCACCAGCCCAAGGGGGATCATCAGCAGATACTGGGCAATGGTCAACTGGGGCATAGCGGTAAAGTCCAGGACCGGACGCAGGCCGAAACGGTTTTTGGCAATGAAATCAGCACTCAGGCAGGCCATGGCTGCTGACAGAAGAATCATTGGAGAAAAGGACCGGTGGATCTCCTCCAGGGCGAAGACCATCCCCGACAAGGGCGCGTTGAATGCTGCAGAGAGGCCGGCAGCCGCGCCGGAGGTCACCAGGCAGGTCTCCTCCACACGTTCTCGGCGCAATCCTCGGGAAACCAGCTGGGAACCGGCCGCGCCGATCTGCACCGAAGGCCCCTCGCGCCCCAAAGACAGGCCGAACATGCCGCAGGCCAGACCGCCCAGGAATCGTACGCCCAGTACAGGCAGGGCAGGCATGCGCATGCCGTGGATGACCACACCCTCCACCTGCGGGATGCCGGAGCCGGAGGCCATGGGAACCCGGCCGACCATCCAGGCCAGGGCCAGGCCCACCAGCAGGGCGGCCAGCAGCCAAGGAAGAATCATCAGAGGCCGGTCACGCATCTGTGCGTAGGCCCATCGAGCGAACTGTGTGCCGTAGCCGATGCCCTGCCGGTAGAGCACCACCAGCACTCCCACCAACAGTCCGC includes:
- a CDS encoding LuxR C-terminal-related transcriptional regulator; its protein translation is MTTTAAEPHQAEDGPASIRVAVVDDHEMFRTGVITTLQPHFHVVGQAADVESSILMVRQTRPDVVLLDVHVPGGQGGGGAEILSRSHPLSPRSVFLALSVSDSPRDVGSVIRAGARGYVTKTISAKDLVSSIRQVHEGYAVFSPKLAGFVLSAFQEDEAADAGLAEDDELNRLSAREQEVMRLIARGYTYREVASELFISIKTVETHVSNVLRKLQLSNRTELTRWAADRRIV
- a CDS encoding Type 1 glutamine amidotransferase-like domain-containing protein, with translation MHRLLLTSSFSATAERLPTFLESSPKNRTVAFIPTANLPQRSDSYVQEARRAFTDMGCRIDDLEVSTADPETIRRSLEEDDLIYLSGGNTFFLLQELRRSGAADLIRQQVDQGKPYIGESAGAVVTGPDIGFLDAMDPRSAAPNLDSTAGLGLVDFRLLPHLDSEPFAEVTRKILDRYGDDAPMVAINNSQTVAVHGQCLTIL
- a CDS encoding ClC family H(+)/Cl(-) exchange transporter, whose translation is MDQTYPSDSVQATRPGRASQWLVAFRAACCGLLVGVLVVLYRQGIGYGTQFARWAYAQMRDRPLMILPWLLAALLVGLALAWMVGRVPMASGSGIPQVEGVVIHGMRMPALPVLGVRFLGGLACGMFGLSLGREGPSVQIGAAGSQLVSRGLRRERVEETCLVTSGAAAGLSAAFNAPLSGMVFALEEIHRSFSPMILLSAAMACLSADFIAKNRFGLRPVLDFTAMPQLTIAQYLLMIPLGLVAGLVGAAMNRLLLGAQSLYKHLPSKLGPVISLFLALPVGLLLPAVLGGGEDLIGKAEGVREVAWSVAINLLVLLLVKMLFTATSFGSGAPGGIFMPILAVGTLTGSLCGMGAAALGMPVRIIPVCAVCAMAGTLTASVKAPITSILLTVEMSGSLVHMLPVALCAFTALMVSDLLGVQPIYEALLERYRRGRAPDAQVPDRVTVEFPIEHGSPAAGRLLGQVPWPHGCAVIGLRRGEHRLIPAGDLRLLAGDGVILLCPGDRLDQARRVMESLCR